One genomic region from Candidatus Nomurabacteria bacterium encodes:
- a CDS encoding type III restriction endonuclease: QHINPHRGTEFKAYSLANFFSEEVQKNVKEDEHSQRLADELKYEDWYVVDEFYGTSEEKELIEFIKNTINNLKEKYKEVYLLRNEEQYKIYDFGTGQGFQPDFILFLRDKENLYYQVFIEPKGENLLQKDEWKNNFLKEITARYSTNNLLKIEGKDYNLIGLPLFNEKQNGDFKEQYNKLHQQ, translated from the coding sequence GCAACACATTAACCCGCACAGAGGTACAGAATTTAAAGCATACAGTTTGGCTAATTTCTTTAGTGAGGAAGTGCAAAAAAATGTTAAAGAAGACGAGCATAGTCAAAGGCTTGCAGATGAATTGAAATACGAAGACTGGTATGTAGTTGATGAGTTCTATGGTACAAGCGAAGAAAAAGAATTAATTGAATTTATCAAAAATACAATCAATAATCTGAAAGAAAAGTACAAAGAAGTTTATCTATTAAGAAACGAAGAGCAGTATAAAATTTATGACTTTGGTACAGGACAGGGATTTCAGCCGGACTTTATACTCTTTCTAAGAGATAAGGAAAACTTATATTATCAGGTGTTTATTGAGCCTAAGGGTGAGAATCTTTTGCAAAAAGACGAATGGAAAAACAACTTCTTAAAAGAGATAACGGCAAGGTATTCTACTAACAATCTATTGAAAATTGAGGGTAAAGATTACAACCTAATTGGACTACCTCTCTTCAATGAAAAGCAAAATGGGGACTTTAAAGAACAGTACAATAAGCTACACCAGCAATAA
- a CDS encoding AAA family ATPase, whose amino-acid sequence MNVPSRIKTFAFIGPSGAGKSHLANILVERLPDISLVRSYTTRPKRSSTDESHVFVDQKKFVELEKQQVFVGTYNAFGYSYGLPKSDDSNRRLILIRAPLVNRFRQLFSNPVVIEIDAPIETLSERLNVRGDQSRIDKDALASEIEAGRKLADYIIDSSQSTEQCIKQITKIIC is encoded by the coding sequence ATGAATGTGCCTAGTCGTATTAAAACTTTTGCATTTATTGGCCCATCTGGTGCTGGAAAAAGTCATCTAGCCAATATTTTGGTCGAACGCTTACCAGACATTAGTTTGGTCAGGTCATATACTACTCGACCTAAAAGAAGCAGTACGGACGAAAGTCATGTTTTTGTTGATCAAAAAAAGTTTGTTGAGCTGGAAAAGCAACAAGTATTTGTGGGTACATACAACGCATTTGGGTATAGTTATGGATTGCCAAAATCAGATGATAGTAATAGACGACTTATCTTAATTCGAGCACCACTGGTTAACAGGTTTCGTCAGTTATTTTCTAATCCCGTAGTGATCGAGATTGATGCTCCTATCGAAACTTTATCCGAAAGACTAAATGTTCGTGGTGATCAATCAAGAATAGATAAAGATGCTCTAGCGTCAGAGATAGAGGCTGGGCGCAAGCTAGCTGATTATATTATTGATTCTAGTCAATCTACTGAGCAATGCATCAAACAAATTACCAAGATAATATGTTAA
- a CDS encoding UbiA prenyltransferase family protein encodes MYVDRAIFRQKTIVSLLRPKTYMVIALQYFVAIELAVFIQNQSIGAVISGKISYILVGLFSLACWYINATSINDLADFEIDKINLKKELDRPLVNNQTNAGSLVIIAIASAILGSLMLLIISWQSSVLFLLLILLNYIYSMPPIRVSYRGLLAPALLPIGYVVLPFILGTIVVAGSYSASVVLVLLGLYMLFFSRVLLKDFRDVKGDKKFGKLTFLLRHSVKVVTATSAFACTIGVGLLSYFVIKYINMSWVVVAMLFILGVTLAFYDELSKTQKWDQQKMILPSIGRLITAQTILLVLTMLVKTETTNLLLSLVMIMSITIMFFVSAIKNYQAILNGNR; translated from the coding sequence ATGTATGTAGATAGAGCCATATTTAGGCAAAAAACTATCGTATCATTATTGCGTCCCAAAACATATATGGTTATAGCATTACAGTATTTTGTGGCGATTGAGCTGGCGGTATTTATTCAGAACCAATCCATAGGTGCGGTAATCTCTGGTAAAATTTCGTATATATTAGTCGGGTTATTTAGCTTGGCTTGTTGGTATATAAATGCTACTTCAATAAATGATTTAGCGGATTTTGAGATTGATAAAATAAATCTCAAAAAGGAGCTTGATAGACCCTTGGTGAATAATCAAACAAACGCTGGTTCGTTAGTGATAATAGCAATTGCTTCTGCAATACTAGGATCATTAATGCTCTTGATTATTTCATGGCAGTCTTCAGTTTTGTTTTTATTGCTTATTCTGCTGAATTATATTTATTCAATGCCACCAATACGTGTGTCCTATAGAGGGCTTCTGGCTCCAGCTCTGTTGCCTATTGGATACGTAGTTCTGCCCTTTATATTGGGTACTATAGTGGTTGCTGGTAGCTATAGCGCCAGTGTTGTTTTGGTACTTTTAGGTTTGTATATGTTGTTCTTCTCGAGAGTATTATTGAAGGATTTTAGGGATGTTAAGGGCGATAAAAAGTTTGGCAAACTTACATTCTTGTTACGGCATTCCGTAAAAGTAGTTACGGCTACCAGTGCATTTGCATGCACCATCGGAGTTGGTTTACTTAGCTATTTCGTTATTAAATACATAAATATGTCTTGGGTGGTAGTGGCTATGTTGTTTATACTCGGAGTAACTTTAGCGTTTTATGATGAGCTGTCAAAGACACAAAAATGGGATCAGCAAAAGATGATACTGCCATCAATAGGTCGGCTCATAACTGCTCAAACTATTTTGCTAGTACTTACTATGCTAGTAAAGACAGAAACAACCAACCTTTTACTATCACTGGTAATGATAATGAGCATCACAATAATGTTCTTTGTTAGCGCAATTAAGAACTATCAAGCAATTTTGAACGGCAATCGTTAA
- the trxA gene encoding thioredoxin — translation MALITVSTKKDFEEKVINSKKTVLVDFWASWCPPCRAMAPILEKVATKLDDSVDIIKVDIEENTENHQLAIEYGVQSIPNMPIFVNGKEQNRLVGLVPERELINILNSSSAK, via the coding sequence ATGGCATTAATAACTGTTTCCACTAAAAAGGATTTCGAAGAGAAGGTGATCAACAGCAAGAAGACAGTACTTGTTGATTTTTGGGCTTCCTGGTGTCCACCTTGCCGAGCTATGGCTCCGATACTCGAAAAGGTCGCAACAAAACTTGATGATAGCGTAGACATAATAAAAGTAGATATCGAAGAAAATACCGAGAACCACCAACTTGCGATTGAATACGGCGTACAGAGTATTCCGAATATGCCGATATTTGTTAATGGCAAAGAGCAAAACAGGTTAGTAGGCTTGGTGCCAGAACGTGAACTAATTAATATATTAAATAGCTCATCAGCAAAATAA
- the amrB gene encoding AmmeMemoRadiSam system protein B has translation MSIPKLPTLGLLLLFVAILGVFIVQNKYNPKDNPYVSSIIVPHHDLVAKQREATFEKIAPRTQNRHIILIAPNHYDNGADSLQTRSQPFTTQYGSIPIDKRLYDTATAQGVKETASTFEIEHGVKALLSDIAKFYPQTPILPIVIKQNTKLEDLEKLMNTLHKTCKDCLLITSADFSHYQPYQLSELHDKLTIRGLQNIDGNTLDTLAETEPMHQLLATTIWAKLQKTDRFVMDQHTNSTELTKDYYAEGTTHIMGWYEQGKPEQPAPSVSFTVTGPMEFSSPQNGAVKYSPSTAFNALGNRVLWGTDLVLGELEQFPNSRELQIITALKNLKFTHIQTSNSVDALRELGVNRLNNPTIINGYRQSLAIFSGKPSDIKIEDIKKNQADNIIIYASWQGISEKEQQTLSHSWIDSGADLVLGSGDSITKPVELYNNRPVVYSQGKFFTSNKSDQTSLIVTGEFTNNKINLLPLLINQRSYQPILDRSTQSDKQISTMFSELSPYLIDKRGGLLYSLEK, from the coding sequence ATGTCGATTCCTAAGCTTCCGACTCTGGGGTTGTTGCTACTATTTGTGGCAATTTTAGGTGTTTTTATTGTTCAGAATAAGTACAACCCTAAAGATAATCCTTATGTATCCTCAATTATTGTCCCGCATCACGATTTAGTTGCCAAACAAAGAGAAGCCACATTTGAAAAAATAGCACCAAGAACGCAAAATCGGCACATAATTCTAATTGCCCCGAATCATTATGATAACGGTGCAGATTCTCTACAAACTAGATCTCAGCCGTTTACTACTCAGTATGGTAGTATTCCGATAGATAAACGACTGTACGATACGGCAACAGCTCAGGGAGTTAAAGAAACAGCCTCGACATTTGAAATAGAGCATGGAGTCAAGGCGCTTCTTTCTGATATTGCTAAGTTCTACCCACAAACGCCAATTCTACCGATTGTAATAAAACAAAATACTAAGCTAGAAGACTTAGAAAAACTTATGAATACGTTACATAAAACGTGCAAAGATTGTCTGTTGATTACATCTGCAGATTTTTCGCACTATCAGCCATATCAATTATCAGAATTGCATGACAAATTAACAATTAGAGGGCTACAAAATATTGATGGCAACACACTTGATACTCTGGCAGAAACTGAACCCATGCACCAGCTCCTGGCAACTACAATATGGGCAAAATTACAAAAAACTGACCGATTTGTTATGGATCAGCATACTAACTCTACTGAACTCACGAAAGACTATTACGCAGAAGGAACTACCCATATTATGGGTTGGTATGAACAAGGCAAGCCAGAACAGCCTGCACCTAGTGTAAGTTTTACGGTTACGGGCCCAATGGAGTTTAGTAGCCCGCAGAATGGAGCTGTCAAATATAGTCCATCAACGGCATTTAATGCACTAGGGAATCGAGTTTTGTGGGGGACGGATCTGGTACTTGGCGAACTTGAGCAGTTTCCTAATTCTCGAGAATTGCAAATTATCACTGCTCTTAAAAACCTAAAGTTTACCCACATACAAACTTCTAATTCTGTAGACGCACTAAGAGAACTTGGCGTTAATCGACTAAATAACCCGACAATTATAAATGGCTACCGACAGAGCTTGGCAATATTTTCGGGGAAACCCAGCGACATCAAAATAGAAGATATCAAGAAGAACCAGGCTGACAACATCATTATTTATGCAAGCTGGCAGGGTATTTCAGAAAAAGAACAACAAACTTTATCTCACTCCTGGATAGATTCTGGAGCGGATCTTGTTTTAGGATCAGGAGATTCAATCACAAAACCTGTTGAGCTGTATAACAATCGCCCCGTAGTATACTCTCAAGGCAAATTTTTTACTTCAAATAAGTCGGACCAAACTAGCCTAATAGTGACTGGGGAGTTCACCAACAATAAAATTAACTTACTGCCTTTGCTAATTAATCAACGTAGCTATCAGCCAATTTTAGACAGATCCACCCAAAGCGATAAACAAATATCTACAATGTTTTCAGAATTATCACCATATTTAATCGATAAAAGAGGTGGATTATTGTATTCTTTAGAAAAATAA